CTTCCACTCGACCGCATCGGCGGCGCGGCCGTCGGTGCCGAGCCCGCCGCCCTGCACGCGCAGCGCCTTGATGCGCGCGACGACGCGCTCGGCCTCGTGCTCCTCGCCGTCGCATTCCACGACACGCACGGGATCGCCCTCGCCGAGCTCGCTCCACAGCTTCTTCGGGAAGATCTTCGGGTTGAGCGCGATCACCGCGTTGGCCGCGCGCAGGATGGCCTCGGTGGAGCGGTAGTTCTGCTCCAGCGGAATGACCTTGAGCGACGGGAAGTCCGCGGGCAGCCGCTGCAGGTTCTCGATCGTGGCGCCGCGCCAGCCGTAGATGCTCTGGTCGTCGTCGCCCACCACGAGGACGTTGCCGTGCTCGCCGCCTAACAGAGAGATCAGCCGGTACTGCGCGCGATTCGTGTCCTGGTATTCATCCACCAGGATGAACTGGAAGCGGCGCCGGTACTCGGCCAACCGGTCCGGATGCTGTTCCAGCAGGCGCACCGGCAGCACGAGCAGGTCATCGAAGTCCGCGGCGTTCGCTTCGCGCAGCGCCCGCTCGAGCAGCGGATACACCACGGCCGCGGCGCGCTCGACGGGATGCAGCGCTCGCGCGGCGTACTCCTCCGGCGTCACCAGCGCGTTCTTGGCGTCGGAGATCTCGGCGCGCAGCGCCTTTGGCGCCCACTCCTTGGTGGAGATGCGCGCCTGCTCCATCATCCGCCTAACGAGCGCGAGGCTGTCGTCCTCGTCGTAGATCGTGAAGCTCGCCGTGCGTCCCACCAGCGGCGCTTCGCGGCGCAGCATCCGCGCGCCGATCGCGTGGAACGTTCCCGCCCACATACCTTCCGGTTCCTCGCCCAACAATCGCGCCACGCGCTCGCGCATCTCGCCTGCCGCCTTGTTCGTGAACGTGACCGCAAGAATGTGCCGCGGATCCACGCCGTGGTGCTCGATGAGCCGCGCGATGCGCGTCGTGAGCACGCGCGTCTTCCCGGAGCCCGCACCGGCGAGCACGAGAATCGGTCCCTCGAAATGCAAGACTGCCTCGCGCTGCGCGTCGTTGAGCGAGGCCAGCACGTCCGGCGAGATGGCG
Above is a window of Gemmatimonadaceae bacterium DNA encoding:
- a CDS encoding UvrD-helicase domain-containing protein; amino-acid sequence: MSRTAISPDVLASLNDAQREAVLHFEGPILVLAGAGSGKTRVLTTRIARLIEHHGVDPRHILAVTFTNKAAGEMRERVARLLGEEPEGMWAGTFHAIGARMLRREAPLVGRTASFTIYDEDDSLALVRRMMEQARISTKEWAPKALRAEISDAKNALVTPEEYAARALHPVERAAAVVYPLLERALREANAADFDDLLVLPVRLLEQHPDRLAEYRRRFQFILVDEYQDTNRAQYRLISLLGGEHGNVLVVGDDDQSIYGWRGATIENLQRLPADFPSLKVIPLEQNYRSTEAILRAANAVIALNPKIFPKKLWSELGEGDPVRVVECDGEEHEAERVVARIKALRVQGGGLGTDGRAADAVEWK